Proteins from a genomic interval of Channa argus isolate prfri chromosome 11, Channa argus male v1.0, whole genome shotgun sequence:
- the hsd17b3 gene encoding 17-beta-hydroxysteroid dehydrogenase type 3 isoform X1 translates to MDIIELFCIFFGAALVVYYGAKLLLFSRMFFPKLWFPLPKTFFASLGEWAVVTGGSEGIGRAYAFALAERGMNVVIMSRTKVRLDQVAKEIGDTTGQTVKVIVSDFTKENVFSEIEAQLKDLNIGVLVNNVGILPNVIPNNFLDSAELDQEITNVINCNVKTMAKMCKIILPGMVNRGKGVILNISSGVISITFPLYTLYAASKVFVELFSQGLQAEYKDKGIIIQTVAPFGVSTRLAAYQKTNIVTLSPQDFVKSSLQYLKAGDKTHGSVCHTVLGWLLQSVPLQVFYTESMLQRVQDVIKIKIAHKASMTESSATI, encoded by the exons ATGGATATAATTGAActgttttgtatcttttttgGTGCTGCACTTGTTGTCTACTATGGAGCGAAACTGCTGCTTTTCAGTAGGATGTTTTTTCCAAAGCTGTGGTTTCCACTGCCGAAGACCTTCTTCGCCTCTCTGGGAGAGTGGGCAG TGGTGACCGGGGGTTCAGAGGGCATAGGAAGAGCATATGCATTTGCA CTGGCTGAGAGAGGAATGAATGTGGTTATCATGAGTAGAACCAAAGTAAGACTGGACCAAGTTGCCAAGGAAATAG GGGATACTACAGGGCAGACGGTGAAAGTGATAGTAAGTGacttcacaaaagaaaatgtcttcagtgaaaTCGAGGCTCAGCTTAAGGACCTAAACATTGGGGTTCTAG taaaTAATGTAGGCATTCTGCCGAATGTAATCCCCAACAATTTCCTTGACTCTGCAGAGCTGGACCAG GAAATTACAAATGTGATAAACTGCAATGTGAAAACTATGGCCAAG ATGTGCAAAATTATCCTTCCGGGCATGGTGAACAG AGGAAAAGGGGTGATTCTGAATATTTCTTCTGGGGTCATCTCTATTACTTTCCCTTTGTACACCCTGTATGCTGCATCTAAG GTGTTTGTAGAACTATTTTCTCAAGGTCTTCAAGCTGAATACAAAGATAAAGGAATTATTATACAG ACAGTGGCTCCATTTGGAGTCTCAACTCGGCTAGCAGcctaccaaaaaacaaacatagtgACTCTGTCTCCACAGGACTTTGTAAAAAGCTCCCTGCAATACCTCAAAGCTGGAGACAAAACACACGGGAGTGTCTGTCACACAGTTCTG GGCTGGTTGTTGCAGTCTGTTCCTCTGCAGGTTTTCTACACAGAGTCCATGCTACAACGTGTACAAGACGTGATCAAGATAAAAATAGCACACAAGGCATCCATGACTGAATCAAGTGCAACTATTTAA
- the hsd17b3 gene encoding 17-beta-hydroxysteroid dehydrogenase type 3 isoform X2, whose translation MVTGGSEGIGRAYAFALAERGMNVVIMSRTKVRLDQVAKEIGDTTGQTVKVIVSDFTKENVFSEIEAQLKDLNIGVLVNNVGILPNVIPNNFLDSAELDQEITNVINCNVKTMAKMCKIILPGMVNRGKGVILNISSGVISITFPLYTLYAASKVFVELFSQGLQAEYKDKGIIIQTVAPFGVSTRLAAYQKTNIVTLSPQDFVKSSLQYLKAGDKTHGSVCHTVLGWLLQSVPLQVFYTESMLQRVQDVIKIKIAHKASMTESSATI comes from the exons A TGGTGACCGGGGGTTCAGAGGGCATAGGAAGAGCATATGCATTTGCA CTGGCTGAGAGAGGAATGAATGTGGTTATCATGAGTAGAACCAAAGTAAGACTGGACCAAGTTGCCAAGGAAATAG GGGATACTACAGGGCAGACGGTGAAAGTGATAGTAAGTGacttcacaaaagaaaatgtcttcagtgaaaTCGAGGCTCAGCTTAAGGACCTAAACATTGGGGTTCTAG taaaTAATGTAGGCATTCTGCCGAATGTAATCCCCAACAATTTCCTTGACTCTGCAGAGCTGGACCAG GAAATTACAAATGTGATAAACTGCAATGTGAAAACTATGGCCAAG ATGTGCAAAATTATCCTTCCGGGCATGGTGAACAG AGGAAAAGGGGTGATTCTGAATATTTCTTCTGGGGTCATCTCTATTACTTTCCCTTTGTACACCCTGTATGCTGCATCTAAG GTGTTTGTAGAACTATTTTCTCAAGGTCTTCAAGCTGAATACAAAGATAAAGGAATTATTATACAG ACAGTGGCTCCATTTGGAGTCTCAACTCGGCTAGCAGcctaccaaaaaacaaacatagtgACTCTGTCTCCACAGGACTTTGTAAAAAGCTCCCTGCAATACCTCAAAGCTGGAGACAAAACACACGGGAGTGTCTGTCACACAGTTCTG GGCTGGTTGTTGCAGTCTGTTCCTCTGCAGGTTTTCTACACAGAGTCCATGCTACAACGTGTACAAGACGTGATCAAGATAAAAATAGCACACAAGGCATCCATGACTGAATCAAGTGCAACTATTTAA